In one window of Mesorhizobium sp. B2-1-1 DNA:
- a CDS encoding VOC family protein yields the protein MKTTIRNAALAAAILGSTGVAAASSIPGMRGHDHTGITVPDMKQAVDFFTDVVGCKKAMSFGPFADDKGTFMQDLLGVDPKAVIEQVTMVRCGTGSNIELFKYTAPDQKDLTPKNSDIGGFHIAFYVDDVAAAKAYLEAKGVKTRLGPLPVKEGPAAGQTILYFQAPWGLQLEAISYPDGMAYEKGAETVLWSPKNPEK from the coding sequence ATGAAGACAACAATTCGAAATGCAGCACTCGCTGCCGCCATCCTCGGCAGCACCGGTGTGGCGGCAGCAAGCTCGATCCCCGGCATGCGCGGGCACGACCACACCGGCATCACGGTTCCCGACATGAAGCAGGCGGTCGATTTCTTCACCGACGTGGTCGGCTGCAAGAAGGCAATGTCGTTCGGCCCGTTCGCCGACGACAAGGGCACCTTCATGCAGGATCTTCTCGGCGTCGATCCGAAGGCTGTCATCGAGCAGGTCACCATGGTTCGCTGCGGCACGGGGTCGAACATAGAGCTGTTCAAATACACCGCGCCGGACCAGAAGGACCTGACACCGAAGAACAGCGACATTGGCGGTTTTCACATCGCCTTCTATGTCGACGACGTCGCGGCGGCGAAAGCCTATCTCGAGGCCAAGGGCGTAAAGACCAGGTTGGGGCCGCTGCCGGTCAAGGAAGGACCCGCCGCCGGCCAGACCATCCTTTACTTCCAGGCGCCTTGGGGCTTGCAGCTGGAAGCGATCAGCTATCCCGACGGCATGGCTTACGAGAAGGGTGCCGAGACGGTGCTGTGGAGCCCGAAGAACCCGGAAAAGTGA